Proteins encoded together in one Scyliorhinus torazame isolate Kashiwa2021f chromosome 20, sScyTor2.1, whole genome shotgun sequence window:
- the c20h2orf68 gene encoding UPF0561 protein C2orf68 homolog, which produces MELEDEGGAASRDAAAKSARLDMSHGFVSHIRRNQIARDDYDKEVRQAKEKQKKRQTPAPVRPRRPDLQMYHPRRRNGAENSSGFDYEESNGSSSGTDPEPQSAALELENTELFCLDYQADDKIVTSVVIHQGDDPEKVAEKIGKKNSLEPLMKEALRVRIQEEIEKRISKR; this is translated from the exons ATGGAGCTGGAGGACGAGGGCGGCGCCGCTTCCCGGGACGCGGCGGCCAAATCGGCCCGGCTCGACATGAGCCACGGCTTCGTCAGCCACATCCGCCGCAACCAGATCgccag AGATGATTACGACAAGGAGGTAAGACAGGCCAAGGAGAAACAGAAGAAGAGGCAGACTCCAGCTCCAGTACGCCCTCGCAGGCCTGACCTACAGATGTATCACCCGCGTCGCAGGA ACGGAGCAGAGAATTCCTCGGGATTTGACTACGAGGAGTCGAACGGAAGCAGCTCGGGCACGGACCCGGAACCTCAGAGCGCCGCGCTGGAGTTGGAGAACACGGAGCTCTTCTGTCTGGATTACCAGGCCGACGACAAAATTGTCACGTCAGTTGTCATTCATCAA GGCGACGATCCCGAGAAAGTGGCGGAAAAAATTGGGAAGAAGAACAGCCTGGAGCCGCTGATGAAGGAGGCGCTGAGGGTGCGAATCCAGGAGGAAATCGAGAAGCGGATCTCCAAGCGCTGA